The Peromyscus maniculatus bairdii isolate BWxNUB_F1_BW_parent chromosome 3, HU_Pman_BW_mat_3.1, whole genome shotgun sequence genome segment TCTGGACATGTCTGGGTCTCCTCCATTCCCTAGAATGCCTGTCTTCGAGTCTTCCCTTGGGTACTCTTAGCAAGGGACAAGGCTAAGGCATGGAGGAAGCAGCTTCATCTACAGATACTGATGATGTTGCTTTGGTCCTCACAGGTCCCTGAATCCCCATCATCATGAACTGGAACATGATCATCTCAGTGCTTATTATAGTAGTTATCAAAGTTGTTGGAATGACCTTATTTCTGCTGTATTGTGAGTATACGTGCAAGCCTTCTCCCCAGTACCCTTATTTTATTCCTCTACTCAGAATGCCAAGTTGAGTATGAAGTTTCAGCGCCCAAGTTCTTCCACAGTGTCCTTCTACACTCTGTCAGACACAGGGGGCCAGGTTGGTTTAGTGGTCTACAATGGAAATGCACAACTGACTATGTAAAAAAGGTAGAGCCCTTACATGAAGCTTTTGGATAATCTGAACTAAAATATTTAGTAtacctttttattgttgttataatttaaaaaaaaaatactgctccAGTTCAACCCAATAAGGCTGTGTGAAGAGCGAACTATAGGATCAAGATTTAACTgaggggtgtgggtgggtgggtatacgcattgcacatgcatgcacacatacccacacctgCATACACAAATTCTTCTCAATAAATTCATTAGTAAGAGAAGCTTCAAAGCCAAAGATTTAGCTCAGAAGCcagtaagaaaaggaaacatgagTAAATTGCTAGAGCTGGGTAAGAGGTATTTCCCTTGTGACCCAATTTTAACATGCAATGACTATCCTGAGAACAGAGAAGACACATGAGTGGAAGAGTGAAGGCCAAcgaaaatatatacaatataaattcTAATAGAGCATATTCTATCCTCTACGAGGCAGAGACTCAGTGCTTCCTGTTGTGCTCTCAGTTCCCTGGCATCCCCTGTGGCTCACTGGCTGCCTCCATGTGCAGCCACACACGGAGGCTGAGGCACTAGCTGATTTTCTTTGCAGTCCCACAGGTTTTTGACAAAAGTAATGATGGCTTCATCCCCACGGAGAGCTACGGAACCACTAATGTGCAGAATGGTAATCTCCCTAACCACCAAGCTGGCTTCTGACAGTCCCTAAGAAACTCGAGGGCAAATGCTCCAGGAAAGTCTTTTTCCCCCTTTGCAAGTGTGAAAGTGAACAGCAAACTCATTGATAGTGATTTTCTCCCCTACCAGTACTAGGGATTAACCCCAAGACCTTGCTCAGGAAAAGCaatgagctacacctccagcctctgcatgAAATATGTGATCCTCAGTTCTCCTCCTAGAACTACTATAATGTGCTACTGTCATGTGTTTTATAGATTCTTATAAGAATGGTTATAAAGAAACCAAATTCTAGACAGGTATGGTGATgtatacctttaataccagcactcaggagggagaggcaggcagacctctgagttctagaccagcctggtctacagagtgagttccaagatagccagacctacacagagaaaccctgtcttgaaaaaccaaaagaaagaaaagatatcaaATTCTAGCctcaggagatggttcagttggtaaagtatcTGCCCCGTAAGTATGCATGCCTGAGCTTGGATCTCCAGCACACATTGAAAGCCAAGGGTTACAGttatgtctgtaaccccaggtcTGGTggatggaggcagagatgggtggatccctGGTGCTcattggccaggcagcctagctgaACTAATAAACTCCaggttcagaaagagatcctgtcttaataaATGAGGTGGACAATGTTTGAAGAAGGcacccaatgtcaacctctggcctcctcacacatgcacacacaaatgcatacatactcacacacatgtacatgtacccacacaaacatgaacatacaacacacgcacgcacgcacgcacgcacgcacgcgcgcacacacacacacacacacacacacacacacacacacacacacacaggaaagaattTATGTTCCATGAGAAAGACTAGGCATCTTTTTGTGTGCCAAACATCATGCCAGAGCAACGACAGAAGAAGACTAACACATGTAAGTAATCAAGCCTCACGGATGAAACAGAAAGCCCAGTTCCAGTTTTGTTTCATCCACAGAAGACATGATGCTTCCAATCCCACctctcttttttaagatttatttatttttatgggtatGAATGTTTTTGCCTTCGTGTATATaggtacaccatgtgcatgcagtgcctatcGATGCCCCTGGAACTGAAGAGACAGGTGGTATGTGCCAACCTGTAGGTGCTGGGTACTGTGCCATCCCTCTGGCTCCAAGCCCACTCTTCCTGTCGCTTTCTGCAAGAACTCTCTCACTGCCTCTTAAGATATGGGTTACTATTGACGTCTTTAGGACCAAATAAAGTCATTTCTAATTAACATAAAACAGTCTATTCTAATATTACGAAGCCTCTGAACTAGGGAATGTACTAAAAAGTGAATGCTTATGTCTGTTTCATCAGTATTATTTTAAGTAGCAATTCATAGCTGGGTAAATGATAGTTTCAACCATAACCAATAAATAACCAGGGCCCTGAAGGGAGATTTCAGTAGCCTAGGGAGCCATTGTAGCTGTCTGCTCAGTCAATGCTCCCAGAACAAAATGATCCTCTTAGGGGCCCATCAATccccatattttatattttaaaaagtaaacttctATGCTTAGAGGAATCTCTAAAAGGTTACCTACCTCCTTATCTGCTGTAACTCCCTGAATCCTGGATCTTGTACTCAGTTACAATCCTTTGAGCTGAGGAAATCCTAAAAGTATCTAAAAGCTACCTAGGGTTATAGCTTCTTATAGAGGGTTTGGACACCAGAAATAAAGGGAACAGCAAAAACACTGTATGGAGCTGGATAAAAGGTACTTCAAAGAGCTCTCTGGGGATAACCATGCCAAACGTGTATATGAGGAGTAAGAGCCTCCCTGGGATACCAGCCTCCCCTAGTTCCACCTCttattcttttgttctgttttgttttggtctcctAAGCATTTCACATCTACTTCCATAATAGGAAGAAGTGGAGTATAGAGTAGGACCTGAGTGCCAAGCATAACAGATCATGGCAATAGTTAGATGGAAGCTTTAAAGAAAGACAATTTCTGATGATTCTAGTTCAGAGTGGCCAAGGTCCTTGTCATCCCCATAGCATCTCTTTCaggcccttcttccctccttccttccttcccacgccctcccctccctcctcttcagcCTTCCCCAAACACTGAGCACTTCCTCAAGGAAGATGGTTTTTCTTTGCACCTCTGAATAATCTAGAGCATCAGGGATGCTTAGAAACAAAGAGTCAGAGCTCAACAGCCCACATACTAATGACTGCTGTGTTCATTGGAGAGTAACCATCAGGCTTTCCTTTCATTTCAGTCTCACAAATCTTTGGGGAAAATAATGAAAGCATCATGCCTACAAGGAGCTATGAGACAGGTACAGTGCATGGTCCCtgctttcccccacccccacagtactCACAAGCTGCATTCTtttggttattgttgttttgttttgttttggttttgtttttgttttttggtggtggtggtggtggtggtggtggtggtggtggtggtttgtttgggggttttttgattttgggttttgttttttggtttgggggtgttggttttttgcttttgttttttttttttgttgttgttttgttttgttttttttcaagacaggatttctctgtgtagcccttgatgtcctggaactcagtagtgGCTCACACtgataggatttgctgaaggaggcagaggcaggaggatcacaagttcaaggccagccctggcttACACAAGCTGGATGCTTAAGGGCTTTTCCCATTGCCCCTTTCTTGTGGGACGTTGGCTCAAAGGGACCATGAAGAGCTTCATGTTCATTCCCTTTATATTAGGGGCAGGAAAACAGACTAGAGTGATGGAATTTCTACCTGAATTGGGAAGAATTTATATTGGTAGTCACAAAGAAATGTATGTCCCAGCATTTTAGGAGTCTGTTCCAAGGTCCCCACTCCAGAACACTGATCACATATattcattctgtctctgtctctgctccttccttccccactccCTAGTCTCGCCAATCTGTCCCAAAGACTGGGATTTTCATCAAGGGAGATGCTTCTTCTTCTCCACCTCTGAATCATCTTGGGAAAACAGCAGGGATGACTGTGCATCAAAAGAATCCACACTGGCAATTGTCAACACACCACAGATACTGGTAAAAGCATTGGGGTGGTGTGATAAGATAGTCTGCCTACGGCAGCTGCAGTTGGTGGAGTCTGTGGGAAAATGAGGTGACTGGGGTAGGATGATGATAAATAGAGACATGCCTAGCTGGGGAGTTTACAGTCCTTGTTCTAAACCTGAGATTGGGAAGTTCTTCATTTTCATCTAAACTAGAAATCCAGATTCTGTTGTCTTCCCCCAAAAACTACAGCATCAGGCTTGTATCTTAAAGACAGACCAGGACATTTAAAGTGCAAGGATTGACCAAAGACCTAATGCATGTAGAAGCAGCTTAAggactaggaagatggctcagtgggtaaagtcacttgctgcaaagcatgatgacctgagttcaatccctaggacccacatggtcccagaaactcccacaagttgccctctaaCTCCAAAAGTGCCACATGtatgctcatacacatacatacacataagctCACAAAAACACACAACCACAAAAATGAGTGGGTGAATAAATGTTAAATACAGTCATTTAAATTACTGAAATATTGCAGAATTCTTTGTGAGATGTTAATGTATACAGTGAAGGAGGAAGATATGAATTACTTAAGATACTAATGTATCATCTCAGTATGCATAAGAAAAAAgatacggccgggcggtggtggcgcacgcctttaatcccagcactcgggaggcagaggcaggtggatctctgtgagttcgaggccagcctggactaccaagtgagttccaggaaaaggcgcaaagctacacagagaaaccctgtctcgaaaaatcaaaaaaaaaaaaaaaaaaaaagaaaaaagaaaaaagatacgtTACTATGATTAGTAATGTGAAAAACCGAGAATCAATTAACAGATTTTGCACTTTTTCTTTGTGATAATGAGGGTAGACTAACACTGTGTAACAGCTTTGTTTACTGTATCCCTTTACCGTGTGACTGCCATGAGACTTATTATTATGCATATTTTATGGATTTGCAATGAGGAAATTAGAACAAAGAAAAgtaatgttttgtgtgtgttgtgtgttgtgtgtgtgtgtgtgtgtgtgtgtgtgtgtgtgtgtgtgtgtgtgtttatgtgggcacacatgtgccacagcaggCATGTAAAAGTCAGAGAATAAgttttccttccaccttgtttgagaccaGGTGACTTGCTATTCACCACAGCACAGTAGGTTAGCCGCGCCCCTCCCCCAGTCTTCTGGggctcttcctgtttctgcctctcttgCCATAGGAGCACTGGGAATCCAGATGATCACCTCAACATCAGGCTTtcccatggcttctggggatctgatCTCAAATAGCCATACTTACACAGCAAACGTTTCACAAACTGACACATCTCCTCAGTCAAAATAGAAGTTATTTGACTAAGATCTTATACTTaaacaagaaaacattaaattcatCAATCTTAGatcatacttattttatttacagtttcctctccttcaaATCTTAGCATTGGTTGGATACTGGGCACTACGCTATACAATACTCATGTTTTCCTCccccatcctttcctccccaaaatCATCCTGTGATGGGGCAGAATTTTCTAGAGGGCCATCCCTGAATCAATAACCAAGGTCAGAGATCAGGATCTCCCAAATTCTCTGGGGTAAAGCACCCAAGTGGAAAAGCAAAATGTTTTCAGGTCGATAATCAGAAGCAAAGAGAAGGCAGCAGATGGGGAGAGAAAACAGggtaaagagaagaggagaatgagaagaaattgatccctccatttcctctattCCCCATTTAAGTTTTGGTGCATCCAGTTTTCACCACATTACTCTCCCCAGCTTCCACTGCATATTGACCACAGGGAAGGATCACAGCATCAGTGGTTTGCTGATAACTCTGAACATATTTTTCCACTGGATTAAACTTATTTGGGAATGTGATATTTTCTGGAATGGTGAAATTCCTACAAACAGAGGCATGCCAGTTATAAAATGTGGATATGAAATGACCGTTTTTTGACTGTGGCATCCTTCTTCCCCGTTCCTTCCGGGTTGGCCCAAAAGGACAGTACTGACATCACCAGGGTGTTTATCAGTAATGTAAATTCTTCATCATCTACATTAGATCTTCCGCACCAGAGGCCAAGCAGTCTGTGTTTGGCCCAGCTATTCAGGTGATCTTCCTTCTGACAAGTTTCAGAATTTCTCTAGGATCAATGGCAAGTGTGCCGGTGACACCCATTGTCTAATCCCCGGGGGGCCTTCCTAGTTCCCAGAACCAGGCCAACTGTGGACCACCAGCTCAGTACTGAAGAACTCACTGATGAGCTGCTTCTTTTTTAACTTCTAGAAGTATCTTCAGGACATAGCTGGTGCCGAAAAGTACTTCGTTGGTTTGAGACGTCAGCCTGGAGAAAGAGAGTGGCGCTGGATCAACAACTCTGCCTTCAATGGCAAGTACGTGAACACCCTGCCTTCCCCTAGGGGTTTTCACATGAGAAGACTAAACCTGAGAGCCATGCTGAGACAGCTCAAAGGCAAAGACTGGACTCAGTTCTGCTTTTCTAGTTGCTTCCAAACCATTTCTTGCCTTATTTAACctttttattatagaaaatatCCAATATTTTACATAATATAAAAGTAGAAGAGAGAATATTATTCATATAATAACTTATCTTCTTCAAACCAACCCCCACACATAGCTGCTGCTGTACCTCATATGTTATTTCATAGGTCATTAAACTACATGTGGTACCATTTCCCCAGATATAGCTGCTTTATTTAAAAGAAGTTTATTCTATACCTATATCCTATCTGTAAGTTGAACGGTAACTCTCAGGAGCTATCTTCAGGGCATCATTCCATGTAGTCAACCTTTGGAGGAAGCTGTAATGTTTCCAGTTTTCATATGTAGATGCTGAGTCAGACAAGGAGCCAGCCAGGCCCCCAGCCTGCAATTGGATATCTTTACAGaggggagaaaattaaaatgtgctCACTGTCTCTTAAACAGCAAGCACTATGCTGTGCTACGTGCATGCATGGATTATTTCTCTGTAGTCACTAGGATGCCATAAAGAAAGCTTTTATTACTCCCAAGGTTCGAAATGTATTGAATTTCACATAGCAATAGGGTAGAGCTACAGTTTGATTCCACAGTCCCTTGATCCCAAATCTCATGCACCTTTTTCATGAAATGAGACTCTGCAGTCAGACCAACAGGATCTGAATGGCAGGAAGGAAGTAGGAGAAGGCCAACAGCTTGCCTCCACCAAGTTTTCCAAGATCCAGTTTGCCTTCAGTAAAGGATGAAAAATCTCTTTCCATCTTCCTTGGGCCTTCCTGTTATAAACATGCAAACAATACTAAAAtatgattgggggggggggatggtgaCAGTGCCCTCGAAGGTTGGAAATATTTCCAACCGTTTATGAACAAGTTAGACCGAGATTCTTGGAATCTGTGAGTGGTCACAGGAGTGTTGAGAGGAAGCAGTGGGTGTAGGGCTGGACTGGAGGAGATGTGTTGAGAAGAAATGGTCTCCATTGGGAAGAAAGGCCGAGTGCAGAAGGGGAGGGTGTAGAGCTGCATGAGGCTGCGTCTCTTCCATGCACAGCTCCCATGCAGCCCTCACCTCACTAACAGCCCAAGACAAAACTGAACCGAGGAGCCTTAAACCatgctttctctcttcatttaGTGTGACGAATGAGAGTCAGAACTTCCACTGTGTCACTATAGGCCTGACAAAGACCTTTGATGCTGCGTCATGTGACATCAGCTATCGCTGGATCTGTGAGAAGACTCCCAAATGATCGTGGGTCTCTACAACAAGAGCAAATATATATCTACAGAGCCAACACAAGAAATCAGTTGCAACTGAAACTAGTTCAGAAAATACGGAACATCAAAGACTGTGCCCCTCTTCCACAGGTTGCTGAGGAGCTTCCCAGTAAATCCTCAGGGTCAATATGTTATTCCCTTTTACAAACATCTTCACACAACAGGGAAATTCCTGTCCTTCTCCAGGCATTCCCCAAGACCACACTTCCTGTGAGAGGGGACTGGACTCCAGTGCTCTCCAGTAGACAGGGCCAGTTTTCTGGAGATGAAATTGATGTGGAAATGAAATCTGTAGAGTTGAGCATTTTGACTGATCAATGGGCTTTTGCCTGAAGACAGGATCTATTTCATCCTTAGAGTACATGCCCATATTATTGAAAAGAAACTGCCAATGGAATAGAGATGAGCACTGTTAGAAGGTGGCATGGGTAGAAGATAAACTCAGCTTCATGACCTCCCCTATTCCCAAAAGGCTTCCATTCCCATACTCCTCCCTAGAAGCTAAGGAGGAACAGGCCTTCCTCAGTCTGAACTGAGAGCAAGGCTCTTGGGAGGACCTCTACAGCTCAACGTGGAGCTGAGAGAACATTGTGGGAATACAGAAGGGTTTGTATaggacagagaaaagaggaggggaaggaaaaggagaggaagagagaagaaaggaggagagaagacaagagcagaaaggaggggagagaagaaaagaaaagggggtggtGGGCAGGAGAGACAGGGAAAGGAAGGTGACTGAGAAAACACTCGGGCTAAAATTTTTCTTGGTTTGCCATAAAATTCTATTGTGGCATATATAACTCCTTTTcaccagagaagaaagagcaaaatGGGGACAAATGGAAATTGTGAGAGATGAAGCAGGAGTTTGATCacaatgaaagagaggagagaataaatgaaataaagtctCGGGTTTCTTAACTGTTCTCTGTGTTCACAAGAAGATAGCAGCTGAAGTCATCAGAGAAAAGAGATGCACTGGTTGAGTAATAAGAAGCCTATAGAAAGCTAAAGGAATTGAAGTCACCCAACAATGAACTCTGCATTTGCATCTAactgtgatatgtatgtgtgccactagTCAAAATAAACCATAAATTCTATTATTACAATACtgttgtttctctaatttctagGTTTCAATGTTGCTAGTACACTGGtagatttataattttaatgagaTAATGCACTAGCTGTTAAAATCTGCTTGAAGAAGGCCATCAGAAGTAATCTGGTGGATACTGGAATTATGTTTATACCCTGAGGAGCTATAAGTTCTCTGATGGTCTTAACATATAGGTGGGGGGGGGCACGCTGAGTCTGAGGGTGAAGAGAAGAAGCAACTGGATTCCAACCAGGGGTCAGCCCCACAACTCAGACAACAGAAAGGAAATCTTGAtcctttttgagaaaagggaacttCCATTGCCACACTTCCTCTCTTATGACAGATGGTTGCATACTATTGAGGCCAGGAAATGAGGACATCTAGTGATTTCTGTGGTTGAAGTCTGAATTTCCCACAAGACAGGAAGTTACTCCTGCACAGGTTCTTAAAGAAGCTTAGGCAGGGGCTGGCGTGAGAAAAAGAATATTCAGGGACTCTGTGGATGTTGCTTCCATGACTGGGGAAGGGACTCATGAAGGGTAGATAAATATGGCCTTTATTATGAAGCAGTgatatggattttttaaaaatgggtttaGTAAGCCATTTGGCTTGGCGTTTTGACTTTGCTTCTAGTATACTTTCCCTTACACACTTTTTAATATCTGATGCAGTGTGTATATACTTTTTACAGCTTTATTGGGATGTAAGTAACGTCAGAAATTTGACCCATTTGAAATGTACAATTCAATAGGTTTGGTACATTCACAGTAGTTTGCAGCCATCACCTCAACAAGAAATCCTGTGCACACTAGCTATCACTACATCATCTTGGTATTACTCTCAGCCCTTTGAAGCCACTtacgtacttcctgtctctaTAAAGTTCCGTCTTCTGGGTTTCATATGAGTAGAGTCACACAATGTATGGCCTTTTCTTACTGGCTTCCTCCACTTAATAAGATTTTCAATACTCACCCATGTATTTCAGCATGTAACAGTGCTCTAGTCTGGAGCTGGAGTGCCCCCCATATGTCTGTATCAAAGGCTCGTTCCCTAGGATTGTGATACCGGGAGGTGGTAGAACCTTGAAAAGGTTCGGGAACCTCTAAGACCCCCGGAATGTAGTCATGTCCCTGAGAGTGTGCCCTCCATAGGGCGTGTACAATCCTCAGGCCTTTCATCTTCCTCCCCTTTGCTCCCAAGCCAGGAGTGGTTTTCCTCCATTGCGTGCTTCTAACATGATGTGTGACCTCTCCACAGGATGAATAGCAATGAGACCAACTGATTACAGACCGAAATCTCCAAAGCCTTTTGATCAATTATGTATCTCAGGTGTTTGTTACAGTGGTGCAAAGCTTGCTATCCCAACCTGCATTTCATTCTATGGATGAAAAATTTGTTGATTCCTTCATCAACTGAATGATAGTTAAGCTTTTCCATCTGTCAACTGTTATAACTATTACAAACATTCATTTCTCGAGGATATGCCTAGAAGTGTGATTGCTAGCTCATGTAGTTATATGATACATCATTtaaagaactttctttttttttttcaaaagccacTGAACCTTCCCATCAGTAATATATATGGACTCTAATACTTTCACATCCTTTCACATATATGCTGTTGTCTGTCTACCTTGCATTATGTGAATGACTTTCCATAGTGATTTTGATTTGTGTTTGATTGGTGTTCTTCATCATCTGACATCTTTCATGTACATATcacactttttaaataaaaactttaggAAAGGATATGGTCTTATCAACACACATCTTATTCTCTTAATATTGTTGAACACTCAGCTTTTATATTAAGATCTAGAAATACCTCCAtgattctgtttttatgccattCCAAAGATCAAACCTAGGGATTTGTACATACGAGACTACCATTCCGCCAATAAGCTACaacttccttgttttcttttttttagtaaattttatgtaaaaacttgaatataaataaaagcatcacacaccaaaattaatgAGACATcaaatctatatattttaattaatatatatatatatatttagaattgGCATTTGAAATGAAAGCTGTGGGGCTTTGCATTAAATTTTACACTTTCAGTAGTGAATGTATTTTAAGCACTTATCCAACActcaagccaaaaaaaaagaacagaattagaactttataattagaaaaacaaatagtTTCATACCCTCTTCCATAGCTCCTTTGTTTTAAATCAGGCTCTCGCTACACAGTTCATGCC includes the following:
- the Clec5a gene encoding C-type lectin domain family 5 member A isoform X1, with translation MNWNMIISVLIIVVIKVVGMTLFLLYFPQVFDKSNDGFIPTESYGTTNVQNVSQIFGENNESIMPTRSYETVSPICPKDWDFHQGRCFFFSTSESSWENSRDDCASKESTLAIVNTPQILKYLQDIAGAEKYFVGLRRQPGEREWRWINNSAFNGNVTNESQNFHCVTIGLTKTFDAASCDISYRWICEKTPK
- the Clec5a gene encoding C-type lectin domain family 5 member A isoform X2, whose product is MNWNMIISVLIIVVIKVVGMTLFLLYFSQIFGENNESIMPTRSYETVSPICPKDWDFHQGRCFFFSTSESSWENSRDDCASKESTLAIVNTPQILKYLQDIAGAEKYFVGLRRQPGEREWRWINNSAFNGNVTNESQNFHCVTIGLTKTFDAASCDISYRWICEKTPK